From the genome of Streptomyces ficellus:
AGACGTTCGCGAGCGGTGGGTAGGACTTCAGGAACTGCCTCTTCTGCTCGGCGCTGACGTCCCCGTAGTCGTTGATCACGATGACCTCGGGGTCTCGCTCGACGACGGTTTCCCATCCGACGGTCGTCCAGCTGTCCTTGAGGTCCTTCATGACGTGGTCGCCGCCAGCCTTGGTGATGATGTCGTGCGGGCCCGCGTAGGCGCCCGACGTGAGAGGCCTGTCGCGGCCGGCGTCGTAGAGGAAGACCCTGGGGCGGTCCGCGCCCTTGAGGGCCTTCGCCTGCGCTTCAGCGACTTGCTTCTGGAACGTCGCGATCAGGGCTTCGGCTCGGTCCTCGACGTCGAAGAGCGTGCCCAGGTTACGCAGGTCGACGTACAGCGCCTCGAGTGGCGGCATCACGCCACGGGCCTTGGCACGGCCGTTGCGGCAGGACTCGGTGAGCAGGTACGAGCCGATTCCGACCTTCTCGAGTTCTGCCGGGGTGAAGCCTTCCCCCTCGTTGAAACCGTAGTTCCATCCCGCGAAGACCAGATCCGCGCGGGCGTCCAGAGCCAGCTCCTTGTTGATCTGCTTCTTCGACAGCCACGTGGTCTTCTGATAGGCGTCCTTCCACGGGACGGCGGCGAGATCACCCTTGTCGTCGGGCATCACATAGCCCGCCATGTGGTCCTCCAGACCGAGCGCGAACATGATCTCGGTGATGCCGACGTCATTGGTGACCACACGCTCGGGGGCGGCGTCGTAGGTCTTCTTCTCACCGCAGTTCTCGATGGTCACGGG
Proteins encoded in this window:
- a CDS encoding ABC transporter substrate-binding protein; this encodes MPPLVRPAALVLAAALAVTGCGAEVTSPDGGDGRPKAGGHYPVTIENCGEKKTYDAAPERVVTNDVGITEIMFALGLEDHMAGYVMPDDKGDLAAVPWKDAYQKTTWLSKKQINKELALDARADLVFAGWNYGFNEGEGFTPAELEKVGIGSYLLTESCRNGRAKARGVMPPLEALYVDLRNLGTLFDVEDRAEALIATFQKQVAEAQAKALKGADRPRVFLYDAGRDRPLTSGAYAGPHDIITKAGGDHVMKDLKDSWTTVGWETVVERDPEVIVINDYGDVSAEQKRQFLKSYPPLANVSAIKHDRIVVLDYADLVESPRNPAAIASLAADLRKLKG